One segment of Neobacillus endophyticus DNA contains the following:
- a CDS encoding glutamine synthetase family protein, producing the protein MSSVFTESKLNEIKEIIEKKNVELLHMQFVDLEGTLKNVTITAAQLEDAVEGKIMFDGSSIIGFSPINKSDLYLQPDLNTFAVLPWSVEESYAEARFLCSVTNPDGTMFEGDTRNVLKKTVEKAAEQGYSISVGPELEFFLFQTDEDGRPLLKTHDLAGYFEPSPHDLGERVRLEIYRALKAMGFTIEASHHEVAEGQHEINFKYADALTAADNSTTYKWVVKTVAKQFGLHASFMPKPVFGINGSGMHVNMSFFKDGENAFFDENAPLQLSETAYQFIGGLLENVKNFAAVTNPLVNSYKRLVPGYEAPCYIAWSASNRSALIRIPAKRGLATRVELRCPDPSANPYLTFAVIASAGLDGVAKGLTPVASVNDDIFHMSEQEREERGIDSLPGSLESAVEALEAGHIGREVLGEHVYNEYVALKKAEWDSYRTAVHTWEIQNYQAKF; encoded by the coding sequence ATGTCATCAGTATTTACAGAATCTAAACTGAATGAAATTAAAGAGATCATTGAAAAGAAAAATGTCGAGCTTCTACATATGCAATTTGTAGATCTTGAAGGTACTTTAAAAAATGTTACGATCACTGCTGCACAGCTTGAAGATGCTGTAGAAGGCAAAATCATGTTTGATGGTTCTTCTATTATCGGTTTCTCTCCAATTAATAAATCTGACCTTTACTTACAGCCAGATCTAAATACTTTTGCCGTTCTTCCATGGTCTGTTGAAGAAAGCTATGCTGAAGCACGTTTCCTTTGCAGTGTAACGAATCCTGATGGAACAATGTTCGAAGGAGATACTCGTAATGTCTTAAAAAAGACGGTTGAAAAAGCTGCTGAACAAGGTTACAGCATTTCAGTCGGTCCTGAATTAGAGTTTTTCTTGTTCCAAACAGATGAAGATGGCAGACCACTTTTAAAAACACATGACCTAGCCGGATATTTCGAGCCATCACCACACGACCTTGGTGAACGCGTTCGTTTAGAAATCTATCGTGCATTGAAAGCTATGGGCTTCACGATTGAAGCTTCTCACCATGAAGTAGCGGAAGGTCAACATGAAATCAACTTTAAATACGCTGATGCGTTAACTGCTGCTGACAACTCAACTACTTACAAATGGGTAGTTAAAACTGTTGCAAAGCAATTTGGCCTGCATGCTTCTTTCATGCCAAAACCAGTATTCGGTATTAACGGTTCTGGAATGCACGTGAATATGTCATTCTTCAAAGATGGCGAAAATGCATTCTTTGATGAAAATGCACCACTTCAATTATCTGAAACTGCTTATCAATTCATTGGAGGTTTGTTAGAGAATGTAAAGAATTTTGCTGCTGTAACAAATCCTTTAGTTAACTCTTACAAGCGTTTAGTTCCTGGTTATGAAGCTCCTTGCTATATCGCATGGTCTGCTTCCAACCGTTCTGCCCTAATCCGTATTCCAGCAAAACGCGGATTGGCAACACGCGTTGAGCTTCGTTGTCCAGATCCATCTGCTAACCCATATTTGACTTTCGCAGTAATTGCTTCTGCTGGTTTAGATGGTGTTGCCAAAGGTTTAACTCCAGTTGCATCTGTTAATGATGATATCTTCCACATGTCTGAACAAGAGCGTGAAGAACGTGGAATCGACAGCCTGCCAGGAAGCCTTGAATCTGCAGTAGAAGCTTTAGAAGCTGGCCATATCGGACGTGAAGTTCTTGGTGAGCATGTATACAACGAATATGTAGCTTTGAAGAAAGCAGAATGGGATAGCTACCGTACAGCTGTTCACACTTGGGAAATTCAAAACTACCAAGCAAAATTCTAA
- a CDS encoding DUF4190 domain-containing protein produces MDEKTEANGNSVVSLTLGILSIIIPMIGLILGVIGVIFSRKATKEIAKSYGNGRGFAVSGLICSIVGIVIQTLSVLSIIAYYSTTHAA; encoded by the coding sequence ATGGATGAAAAAACTGAAGCGAATGGTAATTCTGTAGTTTCATTAACTCTCGGCATCCTTTCAATTATAATACCAATGATTGGATTAATTCTTGGTGTTATCGGGGTTATTTTTTCAAGGAAGGCAACAAAGGAAATTGCTAAATCATATGGAAACGGTAGAGGTTTTGCAGTTTCAGGTCTGATTTGTAGTATTGTTGGGATTGTGATTCAAACATTGAGTGTGTTGAGTATTATCGCTTACTATTCCACAACTCATGCTGCTTAA
- the mutS gene encoding DNA mismatch repair protein MutS encodes MAAYTPMIQQYLQVKADYQDAFLFFRLGDFYEMFFDDAIKASQELEITLTSRDGGSEDRIPMCGVPYHSAANYIEQLISKGYKVAICEQVEDPKVAKGVVKREVIQLISPGTVMEGKGLADKENNYIASITAFDDQTFGFAYNDISTGESKVTLLSHNFDEVLNELAVLNVKEVVVSSSFDAECQKKMRERDVLVISFEDNISIEMNFAHLIEGLNQEKLKQTTARLFHYLYRSQKRSLDHLQPVTTYQIHQYMKIDYFSKRNLELTETIRSKGKKGSLLWLLDETMTAMGGRMLKHWIDRPLIDREEIEHRHNLVEVLINHYFERQELREKLTEVYDLERLAGRVAFGNVNARDLVQLKHSLMQVPFLIQTLGSMDNDAVKQIASQLDPCEEVTDLLEQAIVENPPLSLKEGNIICDGYNMQLDQYRDASRNGKNWIAQLERDERERTGIKSLKVGYNRVFGYYIEVTRSNLHLLGEGRYERKQTLSNAERFITPELKEKEALILQAEEKIGELEYELFAQIREMVKEYIPRLQSLAKTVSELDVLQCFAQVSENRRYVRPEFSADRRVVVKDGRHPVVEKVMNAQEYVPNDCYMDHDREMLLITGPNMSGKSTYMRQIALTAILAQIGCYVPASEAVLPIFDQVFTRIGAADDLISGQSTFMVEMLEAKNAIANATQNSLILFDEIGRGTSTYDGMALAQAIIEYIHHRIGAKTLFSTHYHELTVLEEELSQLKNVHVSAIEHNGKVVFLHKIKEGPADKSYGIHVAQLAELPTELIARATEILTALEQQPGTQVSPVVEKVQVNEELSQLSLFDEPTELKKPELSSKERKVLDKIKNLDLLDVTPLQAINTLYEIQKKLKG; translated from the coding sequence ATGGCTGCTTATACGCCGATGATACAGCAATATTTACAAGTCAAGGCAGACTATCAGGATGCCTTTTTATTTTTTCGCCTTGGTGATTTTTACGAAATGTTCTTTGACGATGCAATCAAGGCATCACAGGAATTAGAAATTACCTTAACTAGCAGGGATGGGGGCTCCGAGGATCGGATTCCAATGTGCGGGGTTCCTTATCATTCTGCTGCTAATTATATAGAACAGCTTATTTCAAAAGGCTACAAGGTCGCGATATGTGAGCAGGTAGAGGATCCGAAAGTCGCGAAGGGTGTAGTCAAGCGGGAAGTGATTCAGCTTATTTCCCCAGGAACAGTAATGGAAGGGAAAGGTTTAGCAGATAAAGAGAACAACTACATTGCCTCTATAACAGCGTTCGATGACCAGACTTTCGGCTTTGCCTATAATGATATTTCAACAGGAGAAAGCAAGGTAACCCTTTTATCTCATAATTTTGATGAGGTATTAAATGAACTAGCTGTTCTGAATGTGAAGGAAGTAGTTGTGTCCTCAAGCTTTGATGCAGAATGCCAAAAGAAAATGCGCGAGCGCGATGTTTTAGTAATTTCATTTGAAGATAATATTTCAATAGAAATGAATTTTGCTCACCTTATTGAGGGGTTAAACCAGGAAAAATTAAAACAAACCACTGCAAGATTGTTCCATTATCTGTACCGTTCACAAAAAAGAAGTCTTGACCATCTACAACCTGTAACAACATATCAAATCCATCAATATATGAAAATAGATTACTTTTCGAAACGCAATCTGGAATTGACGGAAACAATCCGTTCCAAAGGCAAGAAAGGGTCCTTGTTATGGCTGCTTGATGAAACGATGACGGCTATGGGCGGAAGGATGTTAAAGCACTGGATTGACCGGCCGCTGATAGATCGTGAAGAAATTGAGCATCGTCACAACCTTGTGGAAGTCTTAATTAACCATTATTTTGAACGCCAAGAACTTCGTGAAAAACTAACAGAGGTTTACGATTTGGAGCGATTAGCTGGACGAGTAGCTTTTGGAAATGTAAATGCAAGGGATTTGGTTCAGTTAAAGCATTCCTTGATGCAGGTTCCTTTCTTAATTCAGACGTTGGGATCCATGGACAATGATGCCGTGAAACAAATCGCCTCTCAACTTGACCCGTGTGAAGAGGTTACTGATTTACTTGAACAGGCGATTGTCGAGAATCCTCCGTTATCATTAAAAGAAGGAAATATCATCTGTGATGGCTATAATATGCAATTAGATCAATACCGTGATGCGAGTCGAAACGGAAAAAATTGGATTGCGCAGCTGGAAAGAGACGAACGGGAACGCACCGGCATTAAATCATTAAAAGTCGGTTACAATCGTGTTTTTGGCTATTATATTGAAGTCACAAGATCAAATCTTCATTTGCTTGGCGAAGGCCGATATGAGCGGAAGCAGACCTTGTCAAATGCAGAACGCTTCATTACTCCGGAACTTAAGGAAAAAGAAGCCTTAATTTTACAAGCGGAAGAAAAAATCGGCGAACTGGAATATGAACTATTTGCGCAAATTCGTGAGATGGTAAAGGAATACATTCCTCGACTGCAGTCGTTGGCGAAAACAGTTAGTGAACTCGATGTCTTGCAATGTTTTGCGCAAGTCAGTGAAAACCGCCGGTATGTGAGACCGGAATTTTCCGCTGATCGCCGCGTGGTCGTAAAAGATGGGCGTCATCCAGTAGTGGAAAAGGTGATGAATGCACAAGAGTATGTTCCGAATGATTGTTATATGGATCACGACAGGGAAATGTTGCTCATTACTGGCCCGAATATGTCTGGTAAAAGTACGTATATGCGGCAAATTGCTTTAACGGCAATTTTGGCGCAAATTGGCTGCTATGTTCCGGCGTCAGAAGCTGTACTTCCTATTTTTGATCAAGTCTTTACCAGAATTGGGGCGGCAGATGATTTAATTTCAGGACAAAGTACATTTATGGTAGAAATGCTGGAAGCGAAAAATGCAATTGCCAACGCGACCCAGAACAGCTTGATATTATTTGATGAAATTGGCCGTGGAACTTCCACGTATGATGGGATGGCGCTGGCTCAGGCGATTATTGAATATATCCATCATCGAATCGGAGCCAAAACGCTATTTTCTACCCATTATCACGAACTAACTGTCTTGGAAGAAGAGCTAAGCCAATTAAAGAACGTTCACGTCAGTGCCATTGAACATAATGGAAAAGTGGTATTCCTTCATAAAATTAAAGAAGGTCCGGCAGATAAAAGTTACGGAATCCATGTAGCGCAACTTGCGGAATTACCTACAGAATTAATTGCGCGGGCTACCGAAATTTTAACTGCATTGGAGCAGCAGCCTGGAACACAAGTATCACCTGTGGTGGAAAAGGTCCAAGTGAACGAAGAACTTTCACAGCTGTCATTGTTTGATGAACCAACAGAACTGAAAAAGCCAGAGCTTTCTTCAAAAGAAAGAAAGGTCCTAGATAAAATAAAAAACCTTGACTTATTAGATGTAACACCGCTTCAGGCGATTAATACGCTGTATGAAATTCAGAAAAAGTTAAAAGGCTAA
- the mutL gene encoding DNA mismatch repair endonuclease MutL: MGKIIQLDDALSNKIAAGEVVERPASVVKELVENSIDAGSTVVEIEVEEAGLAKIRITDNGSGIEEDDVLTAFQRHATSKIKNENDLFRIRTLGFRGEALPSIASVSRLEMKTSTGDGAGDLVVIEGGKVVTFEKASSRRGTDITITDLFYNTPARLKYMKTIHTELGNITDVVNRLALAHPNVAIRLIHNERKLLQTNGSGDVRQVLAAIYGMSIAKQLVPVSGTSLDYKISGFASMPEVTRASRNYISTMINGRFIKNYSLAKAIQEGYHTLLPIGRFPIVLLNVEMDPLLVDVNVHPSKMEVRFSKEAELNELVTSIIKDTFKSKVLIPTAYTAVKKEVPKSEQTVLTLDEGTVTLDDESSNRNQNQNPSYGADQSIWMSEISHDQQKDPWDLPRAAEVREKLQPFVESERPTVIEQEVPHLPDHSGPASEPYADFTDDDVAIEMEDTTLTYAEETTYESRVPRMYPIGQMHGTYIFAQNENGLYIIDQHAAQERLKYEYFREKVGLVAPELQELLVPFTLEYSTDDYVKINEYRSELEKVGVFLEEFGMNSYIVRSHPQWFPKGQEKEIIEEMIEQLLEMRKVDIKKMREEAAIMMSCKASIKANRHLRNDEIQALLDDLRKASDPFTCPHGRPIIVHYSVYEMEKMFKRVM, translated from the coding sequence GTGGGGAAAATTATTCAATTGGATGATGCACTGTCCAATAAAATAGCGGCGGGTGAAGTGGTTGAACGCCCCGCCTCTGTCGTCAAAGAGCTAGTTGAAAATTCCATTGATGCCGGGAGCACAGTGGTTGAAATTGAGGTGGAGGAAGCGGGTCTTGCCAAAATCCGTATCACCGACAATGGGAGCGGAATTGAGGAAGATGATGTATTAACGGCCTTTCAACGCCATGCCACCTCGAAAATAAAAAATGAAAATGATTTATTCCGAATTCGGACATTAGGCTTTCGCGGTGAGGCGCTGCCAAGTATTGCCTCGGTTTCAAGGTTGGAAATGAAGACCTCAACTGGAGATGGAGCAGGAGATCTAGTTGTGATCGAAGGCGGGAAGGTTGTAACATTTGAAAAAGCCTCAAGTCGGCGCGGGACGGATATTACAATTACCGATTTATTTTACAACACGCCAGCACGTCTAAAATATATGAAAACGATCCATACCGAACTGGGAAATATCACGGATGTCGTCAATCGTCTTGCTCTTGCACATCCAAATGTAGCCATCCGCCTCATTCATAATGAACGGAAGCTGCTGCAAACAAATGGCAGTGGCGATGTCCGGCAGGTTCTTGCCGCCATTTATGGAATGAGTATAGCGAAACAGCTTGTTCCGGTGTCAGGCACCTCGCTTGACTATAAAATCAGCGGCTTTGCCTCTATGCCAGAGGTTACAAGGGCGTCACGGAATTATATTTCAACGATGATCAATGGTCGTTTTATTAAGAACTATTCGTTGGCTAAAGCCATTCAGGAGGGGTACCATACGCTGCTTCCAATCGGCCGTTTCCCGATTGTTCTTCTCAACGTGGAGATGGATCCATTATTGGTGGATGTGAATGTTCACCCATCTAAGATGGAGGTTCGGTTCAGTAAAGAAGCAGAACTGAATGAGTTGGTGACATCGATCATTAAGGATACCTTTAAGTCCAAGGTGTTAATTCCCACTGCTTATACCGCTGTGAAAAAAGAAGTGCCAAAGTCAGAACAAACGGTATTGACCCTGGATGAAGGCACGGTAACGCTTGACGATGAAAGTAGTAATCGAAATCAAAATCAAAATCCATCCTATGGAGCAGATCAGAGTATATGGATGTCGGAAATATCGCATGACCAGCAAAAAGACCCTTGGGATCTGCCTAGGGCAGCTGAAGTACGTGAGAAATTGCAGCCCTTTGTTGAGTCGGAGAGACCGACCGTAATCGAGCAAGAGGTCCCACATCTTCCAGATCACAGTGGCCCAGCGTCAGAGCCATATGCTGATTTCACAGACGATGATGTTGCGATAGAAATGGAAGATACAACTTTAACGTATGCTGAGGAAACCACATATGAAAGCCGTGTGCCTCGGATGTACCCAATCGGTCAAATGCATGGAACCTATATTTTCGCCCAAAATGAAAATGGTCTCTATATTATCGACCAGCACGCTGCGCAGGAACGTTTAAAGTATGAGTATTTTCGTGAAAAAGTAGGGCTGGTGGCACCTGAACTTCAAGAATTGCTCGTCCCGTTCACATTAGAGTATTCAACAGATGATTATGTCAAAATCAATGAGTATCGCAGTGAGCTGGAAAAGGTTGGCGTCTTTCTTGAGGAATTTGGAATGAACAGCTATATTGTCCGCTCCCATCCTCAATGGTTTCCGAAAGGACAGGAAAAAGAAATAATAGAAGAAATGATTGAGCAGCTGTTAGAGATGAGGAAGGTAGATATTAAAAAAATGCGCGAAGAAGCGGCAATTATGATGAGCTGTAAGGCTTCTATAAAAGCCAACCGCCACTTGCGCAATGACGAAATCCAGGCCCTGCTTGATGACTTAAGAAAAGCATCGGATCCCTTCACGTGTCCACACGGAAGACCCATTATTGTCCATTATTCCGTTTATGAAATGGAAAAAATGTTTAAACGTGTGATGTAA
- a CDS encoding GNAT family N-acetyltransferase — translation MNIEFKPIDRTNYIECIDLKLNEEQKKFVAPNIFSLVQAAYEPNLYPLGIYKDNIMIGFILYDYDNELNGWSMSRFMIDSNYQNQGIGKISIQKFIEFFTNKHGHLKLYTSASVDNQVAIDLYKKFGFEKKEVFEYEAGGRKHKDIRMIAQL, via the coding sequence ATGAATATCGAGTTTAAACCAATTGATAGAACAAATTATATTGAGTGCATAGACCTTAAATTAAATGAAGAACAAAAAAAATTTGTCGCCCCTAATATTTTTTCTTTAGTACAAGCAGCATATGAACCTAATTTATACCCATTAGGAATTTATAAAGATAATATAATGATTGGTTTTATATTATATGATTATGATAATGAACTTAACGGATGGTCAATGAGCAGATTTATGATTGATTCTAATTATCAAAACCAAGGAATTGGGAAAATATCTATACAGAAATTCATAGAATTTTTTACAAACAAACATGGTCATTTAAAACTCTATACAAGTGCTTCAGTTGATAATCAAGTTGCTATTGATTTATATAAAAAATTTGGTTTTGAAAAAAAAGAAGTGTTTGAGTATGAAGCGGGCGGAAGAAAACATAAAGATATTAGAATGATTGCCCAACTTTAA
- the hfq gene encoding RNA chaperone Hfq, translating into MKTTINIQDQFLNQCRKDNINVTVFLLNGFQLRGQIKGFDNFTVLFESEGKQQLVFKHAISTFAPQRNVQLELEHQ; encoded by the coding sequence ATGAAAACCACCATTAATATTCAAGACCAATTTTTGAACCAATGTCGTAAGGATAATATCAATGTAACGGTATTCCTATTGAACGGATTTCAATTAAGAGGCCAAATCAAAGGCTTTGATAATTTTACGGTTTTGTTTGAATCAGAAGGAAAACAGCAATTAGTATTTAAACATGCCATTTCAACTTTTGCACCGCAGCGTAATGTGCAGCTTGAATTGGAACATCAATAA
- the miaA gene encoding tRNA (adenosine(37)-N6)-dimethylallyltransferase MiaA: MDEKQKLLVIIGPTAVGKTKLSIEMAKRYNGEIISGDSMQIYRHMDIGTAKITKDEMEGIPHYLIDIKQPEENFSAAEFQVLVRDKINEIAARGKLPIIVGGTGLYIQSVIYDYQFADVPGDELFRLQLEEKARGIGNEALYQELLAIDPESAEQIHPNNVRRVIRALEIYHLTGKTMREFQSTQQPDLLYQTALIGLTMDREKLYDRINARVDEMIEKGLLQEVKGLYQQGLRQCQSIQAIGYKEIYQYLDGEITLQQAIEDLKQNSRRYAKRQLTWFRNKMDVQWFDITDVKNFEKKLLEISHYVEGKLQVKSNTY, encoded by the coding sequence TTGGATGAAAAACAGAAACTATTAGTCATCATTGGACCGACGGCGGTAGGAAAGACAAAACTGAGCATTGAAATGGCAAAACGTTATAACGGTGAGATTATCAGTGGGGATTCCATGCAAATCTATCGCCATATGGATATTGGCACCGCGAAAATAACAAAGGATGAAATGGAAGGAATTCCTCATTATTTAATTGATATCAAACAGCCTGAGGAAAATTTTTCTGCAGCTGAATTTCAGGTGTTAGTAAGGGATAAAATAAATGAGATTGCCGCAAGAGGAAAGCTTCCAATCATAGTCGGAGGTACCGGGCTTTATATCCAATCCGTTATTTATGACTATCAATTTGCTGATGTTCCAGGTGATGAATTATTTCGATTGCAGCTGGAGGAAAAAGCAAGAGGAATCGGCAATGAAGCACTCTACCAAGAGCTTTTGGCGATTGATCCGGAAAGTGCAGAGCAAATTCATCCGAATAACGTAAGAAGAGTGATTCGTGCGCTAGAAATTTATCATTTAACTGGAAAGACGATGCGAGAATTCCAATCCACTCAGCAGCCTGACCTCTTATATCAAACAGCACTAATAGGTTTAACGATGGACAGGGAAAAGCTTTATGACAGAATTAATGCACGTGTGGATGAGATGATTGAAAAAGGTCTTTTACAAGAGGTAAAGGGCTTATACCAACAGGGCCTGCGTCAATGCCAGTCCATTCAGGCGATTGGATACAAGGAGATTTATCAATATCTTGATGGGGAAATAACCCTTCAACAGGCGATTGAGGATTTAAAACAAAATTCCCGCCGTTATGCCAAAAGGCAATTAACTTGGTTTCGGAACAAAATGGATGTACAATGGTTTGATATAACTGATGTGAAAAATTTCGAAAAAAAATTGTTGGAAATTTCACATTATGTTGAAGGAAAGCTACAAGTAAAATCGAATACATATTAG
- the mreBH gene encoding rod-share determining protein MreBH: MLSTYDIGIDLGTANILVYSKNKGIAVNEPSVVAIDTSSKNVVAVGSEAKEMIGKTPEKIVAIRPLKNGVIADFDTTTEMLKQILRKAYKKMGIGFRKPNIVVSIPSGSTSVERRAIHDAVQNAGAKKVTLIEEPVAAAIGAGLPVDEPVANVVVDIGGGNTEVAIISFGGVVAYHSIKIGGDRLDEDIVQHVRKEYNLLIGERTSETIKMQIGYALIDHEELFLEVRGRDLVSGLPKTITLSSYEIRNAIKEALLHILEAIRATLEDCPAELSGDIVDRGVILTGGGSLLNGLQEWLSKEIFVPVALAPSPLEAVAIGTGQALKYMTKLPAAVK, from the coding sequence ATGCTTTCTACATATGATATCGGAATTGATTTAGGAACGGCCAATATATTGGTATATAGTAAAAATAAAGGAATTGCAGTAAATGAACCATCAGTGGTTGCCATTGATACTAGCAGCAAGAATGTTGTAGCCGTTGGTTCAGAAGCCAAAGAAATGATCGGGAAAACCCCCGAAAAAATTGTGGCCATTCGTCCATTAAAAAATGGCGTCATTGCCGATTTTGACACGACGACGGAAATGCTTAAGCAAATTTTACGTAAAGCCTACAAAAAAATGGGCATTGGTTTCCGCAAACCAAACATTGTCGTTAGCATTCCATCAGGGTCTACCAGCGTGGAACGGCGTGCCATTCATGACGCAGTCCAAAATGCAGGTGCTAAAAAAGTGACGTTAATTGAAGAACCGGTTGCGGCGGCAATTGGGGCCGGCTTGCCGGTTGATGAGCCGGTTGCCAATGTAGTGGTAGATATCGGCGGCGGTAATACAGAAGTCGCCATTATTTCCTTTGGCGGTGTTGTAGCCTATCATTCGATTAAAATCGGCGGTGACCGACTTGATGAGGATATTGTTCAACATGTCCGAAAAGAGTATAATTTGTTAATCGGTGAAAGAACGTCGGAAACGATTAAAATGCAGATTGGTTATGCACTTATCGATCACGAGGAACTTTTTTTGGAGGTAAGGGGGCGCGACCTCGTGTCTGGTTTACCTAAAACTATTACACTATCATCTTATGAAATTCGCAATGCGATCAAGGAAGCGTTGCTCCATATATTAGAAGCTATAAGGGCCACTCTTGAAGATTGTCCTGCAGAGTTAAGCGGCGATATCGTCGACCGCGGAGTTATTTTAACAGGGGGCGGCTCCTTGTTAAATGGTTTGCAGGAATGGCTAAGTAAAGAAATTTTCGTTCCTGTCGCCCTTGCACCAAGCCCGCTTGAAGCCGTCGCGATTGGAACAGGACAAGCCCTTAAATACATGACGAAGCTGCCAGCAGCGGTGAAATAA
- a CDS encoding type 1 glutamine amidotransferase family protein — protein sequence MQTKKVYLYVFNTMSDWEYGYLIAELNTGRYFKKDIVPLKVVTVGANKEMITTMGGLSIKPDISLDECTLESKDLLVLPGGTTWGEVIHQPIMKKIDEALKLGTIVAAICGATEALANMGYLDSRKHTSNDLEYIKMVCPNYKGEKYYEMRPAVSDENLVTASGVAPLEFTMEVFKNLDVFAPDTLHSWYNLNKTHKPEYFFQLMNSIKR from the coding sequence ATGCAAACAAAAAAAGTTTACCTATATGTATTTAACACAATGTCAGACTGGGAATATGGATATTTAATTGCCGAACTAAACACAGGAAGATATTTCAAAAAAGATATAGTACCTTTAAAAGTAGTTACAGTAGGAGCTAATAAAGAAATGATAACTACGATGGGGGGACTGAGCATAAAACCAGATATTTCCCTTGATGAGTGTACTCTTGAGAGTAAAGATCTTTTAGTTTTGCCTGGAGGGACTACTTGGGGAGAAGTTATTCATCAACCAATCATGAAAAAAATTGACGAAGCCTTAAAGCTCGGCACTATTGTTGCTGCAATTTGTGGTGCAACTGAAGCTCTTGCGAATATGGGATACTTAGATTCTAGAAAACACACAAGCAATGACTTAGAGTATATTAAAATGGTCTGCCCTAATTATAAAGGAGAAAAATATTATGAGATGAGACCTGCGGTATCTGATGAGAATTTGGTTACTGCATCAGGGGTTGCGCCTCTGGAATTTACGATGGAAGTATTTAAAAACTTAGATGTATTTGCACCAGATACATTACATTCATGGTATAACCTAAATAAGACTCATAAACCTGAATACTTCTTCCAGTTAATGAATTCAATAAAAAGATGA
- a CDS encoding GNAT family N-acetyltransferase — MLNSQELLMLDISYYETFSKRIDTRWGTLFFNENQPNYYDSNHAHIIDGCLQPQPVIDEVISFYQSKQIIPRFYIYNIENQQNLIIELIKRNFRYEELISPVQLWNNRVVEIQNNKRVTIEKVTNENYQEALDIESSIKEFGGKETIEKVYKEQFNHSSFTHYLLRLDGVACSTACIFEDGEQARMESVATIEEYRGKGLIGEVIQFIQKEVITRGIKRLWVFPINESIEKVYQKYGFQTVKKLTTGHAFLSGKSISEIRK; from the coding sequence ATGCTAAATTCACAAGAACTTTTAATGCTTGATATTTCATACTATGAAACCTTTTCTAAACGAATTGATACAAGATGGGGAACGTTATTTTTTAATGAAAATCAACCAAATTATTATGATTCAAATCACGCTCATATTATTGATGGGTGTTTACAGCCACAACCAGTTATAGACGAGGTTATCAGCTTTTACCAGTCTAAACAAATCATACCAAGGTTTTATATCTACAATATAGAGAACCAACAAAATCTCATTATTGAATTAATAAAAAGGAATTTTAGATATGAAGAACTCATTAGCCCTGTTCAATTGTGGAATAACCGGGTGGTGGAAATTCAGAATAATAAGAGAGTTACTATTGAAAAAGTAACAAATGAAAACTATCAGGAAGCTTTAGATATAGAAAGTAGTATTAAAGAGTTTGGAGGAAAGGAAACTATTGAGAAAGTTTATAAAGAACAATTCAATCATTCTTCCTTCACGCATTATCTTCTTCGGTTGGATGGAGTGGCTTGTTCAACTGCTTGTATTTTTGAAGATGGCGAACAAGCTCGAATGGAAAGCGTAGCCACAATTGAAGAATACAGAGGTAAAGGATTAATTGGTGAAGTTATTCAGTTTATACAAAAAGAAGTAATAACTAGAGGAATAAAAAGGCTTTGGGTTTTTCCAATAAATGAATCAATTGAAAAAGTATATCAAAAGTATGGATTTCAAACAGTTAAAAAATTAACAACTGGACACGCATTTTTAAGTGGAAAAAGTATTAGTGAAATTCGTAAATAG